From Campylobacter concisus, a single genomic window includes:
- a CDS encoding hydrogenase-4 component G, giving the protein MRGDKFVEILKTKVKILEVTRQADDQITVLVDRNDLPLAVKTLYYDIGGFISTMIPNDERQINGSYALYYAISMEGSKMTEADDFAAEDKCFITVKTLIPGSDPTFPSVTPLVPACVWYEREAYDMFGLVAEGLPDKRRLVLSDDWPDGLHPLRKDAMDYRYRPDPVDHRDEPDSEFLFPTGDAVVDVPLGPLHITSDEPGHFRLFCDGDEIIDADYRLFYQHRGMEKLAENRMNYDQMGYLAERVCGICGYAHAIACIEAAEKAIKLEIPLRAQAIRVICLEIERLHSHLLNIGLACEVTGNYNAFMHIFRVREYSMELAQLVTGGRKTYGNVVMGGLRRDMTNQEIKKGIEIINKLDVQISEIWDAVMEDKRQIGRWKGVGILDRQIARDFSPVGPNMRGSGFKRDNRYDHPYDFFKQIEFEVAVEHGCDVFAREMVRYKELKSSIHIIRQCFELMPQTPIMIDPVTMIKPENFALGHDEAPRGENVHWIMQGSAQKVYRWRCRAATYNNWPSLRYQFRGNNISDAALIVCSLDPCYSCTERVTLVDVRTKKSKILTEKDLKKFCQDGGVSKKDLR; this is encoded by the coding sequence ATGAGAGGCGATAAATTTGTTGAAATCCTAAAAACTAAAGTAAAAATTTTAGAGGTAACTCGTCAAGCTGACGATCAGATCACTGTTTTAGTTGATAGAAACGACCTTCCACTGGCTGTTAAGACGCTTTACTATGATATCGGTGGCTTTATAAGCACAATGATACCAAATGACGAGCGCCAGATAAATGGCAGCTATGCACTTTACTACGCTATCTCAATGGAAGGTAGCAAGATGACTGAGGCTGACGACTTTGCGGCTGAGGATAAGTGCTTTATCACAGTTAAAACTCTTATTCCAGGAAGTGATCCGACATTCCCATCTGTTACTCCGCTAGTGCCAGCTTGTGTTTGGTACGAAAGAGAAGCTTATGATATGTTTGGCCTTGTGGCCGAAGGTTTGCCTGATAAAAGGCGTCTTGTTTTAAGTGATGACTGGCCAGACGGACTTCACCCACTTAGAAAAGATGCGATGGATTATCGCTACCGCCCTGATCCGGTTGACCATAGAGATGAGCCTGATTCTGAGTTTTTGTTTCCAACAGGTGATGCAGTAGTTGATGTGCCACTTGGACCACTACATATTACTTCAGATGAGCCAGGTCACTTTAGACTTTTCTGTGACGGCGACGAGATCATCGACGCTGACTACCGCCTCTTTTATCAACACCGCGGTATGGAAAAGCTAGCTGAAAACAGAATGAACTATGATCAAATGGGCTATCTTGCAGAGAGAGTTTGTGGAATTTGTGGTTATGCTCACGCTATCGCTTGTATCGAAGCAGCAGAAAAAGCTATCAAGCTTGAAATTCCACTAAGGGCTCAAGCTATACGAGTCATCTGTCTTGAGATCGAGCGTCTTCACAGCCACCTTTTAAATATCGGTCTAGCTTGTGAGGTCACTGGTAACTATAATGCGTTTATGCATATCTTTAGGGTTCGTGAGTACTCTATGGAGCTAGCTCAACTAGTAACTGGCGGACGTAAAACATACGGCAACGTCGTTATGGGCGGCTTAAGACGTGATATGACAAACCAAGAGATCAAAAAAGGCATCGAGATCATAAATAAACTTGACGTTCAAATTTCAGAAATTTGGGACGCAGTTATGGAGGATAAACGCCAAATCGGACGCTGGAAAGGTGTGGGAATCCTAGACCGCCAAATAGCACGTGACTTTAGCCCAGTTGGTCCAAACATGAGAGGCTCTGGCTTTAAACGTGATAACCGTTACGATCACCCATACGACTTTTTTAAACAGATAGAATTTGAAGTAGCAGTTGAGCATGGTTGCGACGTATTTGCTCGTGAGATGGTTAGATATAAAGAGCTAAAAAGCTCTATCCACATCATCCGCCAATGCTTTGAGCTAATGCCTCAAACTCCGATCATGATCGATCCTGTGACTATGATCAAACCTGAGAATTTTGCACTTGGTCATGATGAAGCACCACGCGGTGAAAACGTCCACTGGATCATGCAAGGCAGTGCTCAAAAAGTATATCGCTGGAGATGCAGGGCAGCAACATATAACAACTGGCCAAGCCTAAGATATCAATTTAGAGGAAACAACATAAGTGACGCTGCGCTTATCGTTTGCTCGCTTGACCCTTGCTACTCATGCACTGAGCGTGTTACACTAGTCGATGTAAGAACTAAAAAGAGTAAAATTTTAACAGAAAAAGACCTTAAAAAATTCTGTCAAGATGGCGGGGTTAGCAAAAAGGATTTAAGATGA